The following are from one region of the Staphylococcus argenteus genome:
- a CDS encoding hemolysin family protein, producing MIIAIIILIFISFFFSGSETALTAANKTKFKTEADKGDKKAKGIVRLLEKPSEFITTILIGNNVANILLPTLVTIMALRWGISVGIASAVLTVVIILISEVIPKSVAATFPDKITRLVYPVINICVFVFRPITLLLNKLTDSINRSLSKGQPQEHQFSKEEFKTMLAIAGHEGALNEIETNRLKGVINFENLKVKDVDTTPRVNVTAFASNATYEEVYETVMNKPYTRYPVYEGDIDNIIGVFHSKYLLAWSNNKENQITNYSAKPLFVNEHNKAEWVLRKMTISRKHLAIVLDEFGGTEAIVSHEDLIEELLGMEIEDEMDKKEKEKLSRQQIQYQQRKKRNISI from the coding sequence GTGATCATTGCCATAATTATATTGATATTTATTTCGTTTTTCTTTTCAGGAAGTGAGACTGCATTAACAGCTGCAAATAAAACTAAATTTAAAACAGAAGCTGACAAAGGTGATAAAAAAGCGAAAGGCATTGTAAGGTTACTAGAGAAACCAAGTGAGTTCATTACAACAATTTTAATAGGGAATAATGTCGCAAATATATTGCTACCAACACTTGTAACTATTATGGCATTACGCTGGGGCATCAGTGTTGGAATTGCATCAGCTGTCTTAACTGTTGTTATCATTTTGATTTCTGAAGTGATTCCAAAGTCTGTAGCAGCAACATTTCCGGACAAAATAACGAGGCTTGTATATCCGGTTATCAATATTTGTGTGTTTGTATTTCGTCCAATTACACTACTTTTAAATAAATTAACAGACAGTATTAATCGAAGTTTATCAAAAGGACAACCACAAGAGCATCAATTCTCTAAAGAAGAGTTTAAAACGATGTTAGCAATTGCAGGGCACGAGGGTGCTTTAAATGAAATTGAGACAAATAGACTAAAAGGTGTTATTAATTTTGAAAATTTAAAAGTTAAAGATGTCGACACAACACCAAGAGTTAATGTGACTGCATTTGCATCAAATGCGACATATGAAGAAGTTTATGAAACGGTTATGAATAAACCTTACACAAGATATCCGGTGTATGAAGGTGATATAGATAACATCATTGGCGTGTTTCATTCTAAATATTTATTAGCTTGGAGTAATAATAAAGAAAATCAAATTACAAACTATTCAGCTAAACCATTATTTGTGAATGAACATAACAAAGCGGAGTGGGTATTACGTAAGATGACAATTTCTAGAAAACATTTAGCTATTGTATTAGACGAATTTGGTGGAACTGAAGCGATTGTGTCACATGAGGATTTAATTGAAGAATTGTTAGGTATGGAAATTGAGGACGAGATGGATAAAAAAGAAAAAGAAAAACTTTCTAGACAACAAATTCAATACCAACAGCGAAAAAAACGTAACATTTCAATCTAA
- a CDS encoding NAD(P)H-dependent flavin oxidoreductase, which produces MWNMNRLTQMLNIKYPIIQAGMAGSTTPQLVASVSNSGGLGTIGAGYFNTKQLDEEIDRVRELTKNVFGVNIFVPSHQSYTSSQIDNMNAWLKPYRRALHLEEPVVKITEEQQFKCHIDTIIEKQVPVCCFTFGIPSEKIINRLKEANIKLVGTATCVDEAIANEKAGMDAIVAQGSEAGGHRGSFLKTQKQVPMIGTISLVPQIVDAVTIPVIAAGGIMDGRGILASIILGAEGVQMGTAFLTSQDSKASKLLRDAIINSKETDTVVTKAFSGKFARGINNRFIEEMSQFEGDIPDYPIQNELTSSIRKAAANLADKELTHMWSGQSPRLATTHPANTIMSNLINQINQIMQHK; this is translated from the coding sequence ATGTGGAATATGAACCGACTTACTCAAATGTTAAATATTAAATATCCAATTATACAAGCAGGTATGGCGGGAAGCACTACGCCACAACTAGTAGCATCTGTAAGTAATAGTGGTGGATTAGGAACCATTGGCGCAGGTTATTTTAATACGAAACAGTTAGACGAAGAAATAGACCGAGTAAGAGAATTAACTAAAAATGTTTTTGGTGTGAATATTTTTGTACCAAGTCATCAATCATATACAAGTTCGCAAATCGATAACATGAATGCATGGTTAAAACCTTATAGACGTGCATTACATTTAGAAGAACCCGTTGTAAAAATTACGGAAGAACAGCAATTTAAATGTCATATAGATACAATTATAGAAAAACAAGTACCTGTTTGTTGTTTTACTTTTGGGATTCCTAGTGAAAAAATTATTAATAGATTGAAAGAAGCGAATATTAAACTTGTCGGGACAGCAACATGTGTTGACGAGGCTATCGCGAATGAAAAAGCAGGTATGGATGCTATCGTTGCACAAGGAAGTGAAGCCGGTGGACATCGAGGTTCATTTTTAAAAACTCAAAAACAAGTACCTATGATTGGAACGATATCACTTGTGCCTCAAATTGTAGATGCTGTGACTATACCAGTCATCGCTGCAGGCGGTATTATGGATGGTAGAGGAATTCTTGCAAGTATTATTTTAGGTGCTGAAGGTGTACAAATGGGAACTGCATTTTTAACATCACAAGATAGTAAAGCATCAAAACTTTTGCGAGATGCAATAATAAATAGTAAAGAAACAGATACTGTTGTAACTAAAGCATTCAGTGGAAAATTTGCACGTGGCATCAACAATAGATTTATCGAAGAAATGTCTCAATTCGAAGGTGACATCCCTGACTACCCAATACAAAATGAACTAACAAGTAGCATAAGAAAAGCCGCAGCAAACCTTGCTGACAAAGAGTTAACGCATATGTGGAGCGGCCAAAGCCCACGACTAGCAACTACACATCCCGCCAACACCATCATGTCTAACTTAATCAATCAAATAAATCAAATTATGCAACACAAATAA
- a CDS encoding DUF72 domain-containing protein, whose amino-acid sequence MINIGLTGWGDHYSLYEDLERQTDKLKTYAGHFPVVELDATYYAIQPERNILKWIKETPDTFEFVVKIHQALTLHADYKAFADTRQELFEQFKKMLEPLQTHHKLAMVLVQFPPWFDCNAQNIKYILYVRQQLQSFPMCVEFRHQSWFSDAFKEQTLAFLTENEIIHAVVDEPQVKEGSIPLVNRITNEIAFVRYHGRNQYGWTKKDMSDQEWRDVRYLYDYNEQELTDLAQKAQILEQKAKKVYVIFNNNSGGHAANNAKTYQQLLNIDYEGLAPQQLKLF is encoded by the coding sequence ATGATAAACATCGGATTAACAGGTTGGGGTGATCACTATTCATTATATGAAGATTTAGAACGCCAAACTGATAAACTTAAAACATATGCTGGACACTTTCCGGTTGTTGAATTAGATGCTACATATTATGCGATACAACCAGAAAGAAATATATTGAAATGGATAAAAGAGACACCTGATACATTTGAATTTGTTGTAAAAATTCATCAAGCACTCACTTTGCATGCTGATTACAAAGCATTTGCAGACACGAGGCAAGAGTTATTTGAGCAATTCAAGAAAATGTTAGAACCATTACAAACACATCATAAATTAGCGATGGTACTGGTTCAATTTCCGCCTTGGTTTGATTGCAATGCACAAAATATCAAATACATTTTGTATGTAAGACAACAATTACAATCATTTCCAATGTGTGTTGAATTTAGACATCAATCTTGGTTTAGTGATGCATTTAAAGAACAAACATTGGCATTTTTAACTGAAAATGAAATTATACATGCAGTAGTTGATGAGCCACAAGTAAAAGAAGGTAGTATCCCGTTGGTGAATCGAATTACAAATGAAATTGCATTTGTTCGTTATCATGGACGAAACCAATATGGTTGGACAAAAAAAGACATGTCAGACCAAGAATGGCGAGATGTTCGCTATTTATATGATTATAATGAGCAAGAATTAACAGACTTAGCACAAAAGGCACAAATTTTGGAACAGAAAGCTAAGAAAGTTTATGTCATATTTAACAATAATTCTGGTGGACACGCAGCGAATAATGCTAAAACTTACCAGCAATTATTAAATATAGATTATGAAGGATTAGCACCACAACAATTAAAATTATTTTAA
- a CDS encoding sulfite exporter TauE/SafE family protein — protein sequence MLLTITLLVLIGGLSAIIGSIVGIGGGIIIVPTMVYLGVEHGLLHGITTQVAIGTSSVILIVTGLSSSLGYLKTKQVDIKNGSIFLFGLLPGSLLGSFISRYLTFESFNLYFGIFLIFVAILLMIRNKIKPFKIFDKPKYQKTYVDAKGKTYHYSVPPLFAFITTFLIGILTGLFGIGGGALMTPLMLIVFRFPPHVAVGTSMMMIFFSSVMSSIGHIAQGHVAWGYAIILIISSYFGAKIGVKVNQSIKSDTVVTLLRTVMLLLGIYLIIRALI from the coding sequence ATGTTATTAACAATTACATTATTAGTTTTAATCGGTGGATTATCAGCGATTATCGGATCAATTGTTGGCATCGGTGGCGGTATAATTATCGTGCCAACAATGGTTTATTTAGGCGTTGAACATGGATTACTTCACGGTATTACAACGCAAGTAGCTATTGGGACATCATCAGTCATTCTAATTGTTACAGGACTTTCTTCATCACTTGGTTATTTGAAAACGAAACAAGTAGATATAAAAAATGGTTCGATATTTTTATTTGGACTATTACCTGGATCATTACTAGGATCTTTTATTAGTAGGTATTTAACGTTCGAATCATTTAATTTATACTTTGGTATCTTTTTAATATTTGTTGCTATTTTGTTAATGATTAGAAATAAGATTAAACCATTTAAAATATTTGATAAACCAAAATATCAAAAGACATATGTAGATGCTAAAGGTAAAACATATCATTACAGCGTCCCGCCTTTGTTTGCTTTTATTACGACGTTTTTAATTGGTATACTAACAGGATTATTTGGAATTGGTGGTGGCGCACTAATGACACCGCTTATGCTTATTGTATTTAGATTTCCACCGCATGTTGCAGTTGGAACAAGTATGATGATGATTTTCTTTTCTAGTGTGATGAGTTCTATTGGACATATTGCTCAAGGCCATGTTGCTTGGGGGTATGCAATTATTTTAATTATTTCAAGTTACTTTGGTGCAAAAATTGGCGTAAAAGTAAATCAATCCATTAAATCAGATACAGTAGTAACTCTATTGAGAACTGTAATGTTACTACTAGGAATTTATCTAATTATTCGAGCGTTAATATAA
- a CDS encoding bifunctional metallophosphatase/5'-nucleotidase, with the protein MQLTIYHTNDIHSHLHEYERIKAYMAEHRPQLNHPSLYVDLGDHVDLSVPITEATVGKKNVSLLNEAHCDVATIGNNEGMTISHEALNHLYDDANFKVTCSNVIDESGHLPNNIVSSYIKEIADTKILFVAATAPFTPFYRALDWIVTDPLEAIKEEVERQRGKYDVLIILSHCGIFFDETLCQELPEIDVIFGSHTHHYFEHGELNNGVLMAAAGKYGNYIGEVNLIIEENKVVSKSATIIPLEDLPQVETSFDEDGKALMSTPVIEHPVILKRGINHITEAAYLLAQSVCEYTHAQCAIINAGLLVTDIEKDLVTEYDIHQMLPHPINMVRVRLSGLKLKEIIEKSNKQEYMYEHAQGLGFRGNIFGGYILYNLGYINSTGKYYMNGQEIEDDQLYVLGTIDMYTFGRYFPSLKELPKEYLMPEFLRDIFKEKLLEY; encoded by the coding sequence ATGCAGTTAACAATTTATCATACGAACGATATTCATAGTCATCTGCATGAATATGAGCGAATTAAAGCATATATGGCAGAACACCGGCCACAACTCAATCATCCTTCTTTATATGTTGATTTAGGCGATCATGTAGATTTATCTGTTCCTATTACTGAAGCTACTGTAGGTAAAAAGAATGTTTCATTATTAAATGAAGCACATTGTGATGTGGCAACTATTGGTAACAATGAAGGTATGACTATTTCTCATGAAGCATTAAACCATTTATATGATGATGCTAATTTTAAAGTGACATGCAGTAATGTGATAGATGAATCAGGACACTTACCTAATAATATTGTCTCTTCCTATATTAAAGAGATAGCAGATACAAAAATTTTATTCGTCGCAGCAACAGCACCATTTACACCATTTTACCGAGCACTTGATTGGATTGTTACTGACCCTTTAGAAGCTATAAAAGAAGAAGTTGAACGTCAACGTGGCAAATACGATGTGTTAATTATATTAAGTCATTGTGGAATTTTCTTTGATGAGACGTTATGTCAAGAATTGCCGGAGATTGATGTAATATTCGGCAGTCATACACATCATTATTTTGAACATGGAGAGTTGAATAATGGGGTACTGATGGCAGCTGCTGGAAAATATGGAAATTATATTGGAGAAGTTAATTTAATCATTGAGGAAAACAAAGTGGTTAGCAAATCTGCAACAATCATTCCTTTAGAGGATCTTCCACAAGTTGAAACATCATTTGATGAAGACGGGAAAGCTTTAATGTCGACACCAGTTATTGAACATCCAGTCATATTGAAACGAGGTATAAATCATATAACTGAAGCTGCATATTTACTAGCGCAAAGTGTTTGTGAGTATACACATGCTCAATGTGCAATTATCAACGCTGGATTACTCGTAACCGATATTGAAAAAGATTTAGTGACAGAGTATGACATTCATCAAATGTTACCACATCCGATTAATATGGTGAGAGTTAGACTTTCAGGTTTAAAATTAAAAGAAATTATTGAGAAAAGTAATAAACAAGAATATATGTATGAACATGCTCAAGGTTTAGGATTTAGAGGCAATATATTTGGGGGCTATATACTATATAATTTAGGGTACATTAACTCTACAGGGAAATATTATATGAATGGGCAAGAAATTGAAGATGACCAACTTTATGTTTTAGGTACCATCGATATGTACACATTTGGCCGTTATTTCCCTTCATTAAAAGAGTTACCAAAAGAATATTTAATGCCAGAGTTTTTAAGAGACATTTTTAAAGAAAAATTATTGGAATATTAA
- the lipA gene encoding lipoyl synthase: protein MATKNEEILRKPDWLKIKLNTNENYTGLKKMMREKNLNTVCEEAKCPNIHECWGARRTATFMILGAVCTRACRFCAVKTGLPNELDLNEPERVAESVELMNLKHVVITAVARDDLRDAGSNVYAETVRKVRERNPFTTIEILPSDMGGDYDALETLMASRPDILNHNIETVRRLTPRVRARATYDRTLEFLRRSKELQPDIPTKSSIMVGLGETIEEIYETMDDLRANDVDILTIGQYLQPSRKHLKVQKYYTPLEFGKLRKVAMDKGFKHCQAGPLVRSSYHADEQVNEAAKEKQRQGEAQLNS, encoded by the coding sequence ATGGCGACAAAAAACGAGGAAATATTACGTAAACCGGATTGGTTAAAGATAAAATTAAATACCAATGAAAACTATACAGGACTTAAGAAGATGATGAGGGAAAAGAATCTTAATACTGTATGTGAAGAAGCTAAATGTCCTAATATTCATGAATGTTGGGGTGCACGTCGTACTGCGACATTTATGATTTTAGGTGCCGTTTGTACAAGAGCTTGTCGTTTTTGTGCGGTTAAGACAGGTTTACCTAATGAACTTGATTTAAATGAGCCTGAACGTGTAGCTGAATCAGTTGAATTAATGAACTTGAAGCATGTTGTTATTACTGCTGTTGCACGTGATGACTTAAGAGATGCTGGTTCTAATGTTTATGCTGAGACAGTACGTAAAGTTAGAGAAAGAAATCCATTTACTACGATTGAAATTTTACCGTCAGATATGGGTGGAGACTACGATGCATTAGAAACTTTAATGGCATCTAGACCCGACATTTTAAACCATAATATTGAAACTGTTCGTCGATTAACACCAAGAGTGCGTGCACGTGCGACTTACGATAGAACATTAGAGTTTTTACGTCGCTCAAAAGAATTACAACCAGATATCCCAACAAAATCAAGTATTATGGTTGGCTTAGGTGAAACTATAGAAGAAATTTATGAAACGATGGATGATTTACGTGCGAATGATGTTGATATTTTAACAATTGGTCAATATTTACAACCATCACGTAAGCATTTAAAAGTTCAAAAATATTATACGCCTTTAGAGTTTGGTAAATTAAGAAAGGTGGCAATGGATAAAGGTTTCAAACATTGCCAAGCTGGTCCTTTAGTACGTAGTTCATATCATGCAGATGAACAAGTAAATGAAGCGGCTAAAGAAAAGCAACGCCAAGGTGAGGCACAGTTAAATAGTTAA
- a CDS encoding YutD family protein, which produces MIKVDQHYFELIENYRECFNEEQFIARYSDILDKYDYIVGDYGYDQLRLKGFYKDSNKKAEMSKRFSNIQDYIFEYCNFGCPYFVLRHLSKQEVKKLIEEYDQPDVIDEENKLQDVKIKPTIQDAEH; this is translated from the coding sequence TTGATAAAAGTAGATCAACATTACTTTGAATTAATTGAAAATTATCGAGAATGTTTTAATGAAGAACAATTTATCGCTAGATATTCAGATATCTTAGATAAATATGATTATATTGTTGGTGATTATGGCTATGATCAATTGAGATTAAAAGGTTTTTATAAAGATTCAAATAAGAAAGCTGAGATGAGTAAACGTTTTTCAAATATTCAAGATTATATCTTTGAGTATTGTAACTTTGGCTGTCCTTATTTTGTATTGAGACATTTATCTAAACAAGAAGTTAAAAAGTTAATCGAGGAATATGATCAACCAGATGTTATTGATGAAGAAAATAAACTTCAAGATGTAAAAATTAAACCAACTATTCAAGATGCTGAACATTAA
- a CDS encoding DUF3055 domain-containing protein, whose protein sequence is MIDMYLYDDNEESQVQFVGFVGEHSRYDLMLVHTNRHYGKTLVLNMQTNKFGIIGTDDLNEEGYIAHILGVSHDEGEEITEYLNEVIH, encoded by the coding sequence ATGATAGATATGTATTTATATGATGATAATGAAGAAAGTCAAGTTCAATTTGTCGGTTTTGTCGGCGAACACAGTCGATATGATTTAATGCTAGTTCATACGAATAGACATTATGGCAAAACACTTGTACTCAATATGCAGACAAATAAATTTGGAATCATTGGTACTGATGATTTGAATGAAGAAGGATATATCGCACATATTTTAGGTGTAAGTCATGATGAAGGTGAAGAAATTACTGAGTATTTAAACGAAGTTATACATTAA
- a CDS encoding DUF86 domain-containing protein: protein MYFVDKDKLTQKLTYLQTLTDDYQESKNNQYAFERIAQMLIESSVDIGNMIIDAFILRDPGNYKDVIDILELENVITKETQQAINKTVDIRKQFTYDYTTLDIETIVPMFDEALPYYKQFILEVTTFLQQENVPVTAFGKGENQ, encoded by the coding sequence ATGTATTTTGTAGACAAAGATAAACTAACTCAGAAATTAACCTATTTACAAACATTAACTGACGATTATCAGGAAAGTAAAAACAATCAATATGCATTTGAACGCATTGCCCAAATGTTAATTGAATCATCAGTAGATATTGGAAACATGATTATTGATGCGTTTATTTTAAGAGATCCCGGAAACTACAAAGATGTAATAGATATTTTAGAATTAGAAAATGTTATTACTAAAGAAACGCAACAAGCGATTAATAAAACGGTCGATATCCGTAAACAATTTACTTATGACTACACTACGTTAGATATTGAGACGATAGTGCCAATGTTTGATGAAGCATTACCTTACTATAAACAATTTATTTTAGAAGTAACTACATTTTTGCAACAAGAAAATGTACCAGTAACAGCTTTTGGCAAAGGAGAAAATCAATAA
- a CDS encoding TIGR01457 family HAD-type hydrolase — protein sequence MKQYKAYLIDLDGTMYMGTDEIDGAKQFIDYLNNKDIPHLYVTNNSTKTPEQVTEKLREMNIDAKPEEVVTSALATAEYISEQSPGASVYMLGGSGLNTALTEAGLEIKDDEHVDYVVIGLDEKVTYEKLAIATLGVRNGATFISTNPDVSIPKERGLLPGNGAITSVVSVSTGIQPQFIGKPEPIIMIKALEILGLDKSEVAMVGDLYDTDIMSGINVGMDTIHVQTGVSSLEDVQNKNVPPTYSFKDLNETIAELEK from the coding sequence ATGAAACAATATAAAGCTTATTTAATCGATTTAGATGGAACAATGTATATGGGAACAGATGAAATTGATGGTGCAAAACAATTCATTGATTATTTAAATAACAAAGATATCCCACATTTATACGTCACTAATAATTCAACGAAAACGCCAGAACAAGTAACTGAAAAATTGCGTGAAATGAATATTGACGCAAAACCTGAAGAAGTTGTGACGTCAGCATTGGCAACCGCTGAATATATTTCGGAACAATCACCCGGTGCATCTGTTTATATGTTAGGTGGAAGTGGTTTGAATACTGCTTTAACAGAAGCAGGACTTGAAATTAAAGATGATGAACATGTTGATTATGTAGTCATTGGTCTTGATGAGAAAGTAACATATGAAAAATTAGCAATTGCAACGTTAGGTGTAAGAAATGGTGCAACATTTATTTCTACAAATCCTGATGTATCAATACCAAAAGAACGTGGTCTATTACCTGGTAATGGAGCAATAACTAGCGTTGTCAGTGTCTCGACAGGCATTCAACCGCAGTTTATTGGTAAACCAGAACCAATTATTATGATTAAAGCTTTAGAGATTCTCGGATTAGATAAATCAGAAGTAGCTATGGTTGGAGATTTATATGATACAGACATTATGTCAGGTATCAATGTTGGTATGGATACGATTCATGTACAAACAGGCGTGTCTTCTTTAGAAGATGTACAAAATAAAAATGTACCACCAACATATTCATTTAAAGATTTAAATGAAACAATTGCAGAGTTAGAAAAATAA
- a CDS encoding 2-hydroxyacid dehydrogenase, protein MVKIVVSRKVPDKFYQQLCELGNVEMWHESLVPMPRQQFETALHDADACFITLSEHISAQTLAKAPKLKVIANMAVGYDNIDVESATAHNVIVTNTPDVLTETTAELGFTLMLATARRIVEAEKYIEADAWQSWGPYLLSGKDVYNSNVGIFGMGDIGKAFAKRLKGFNTKILYHNRSRNKNAEIQYDATYVSFEKLLAESDFIICTAPLTKETKYKFNADAFKQMKNDAIFINIGRGLIVDETALIEALDNKEILACGLDVLATEPINHLHPLMGRDNVIITPHIGSASVMTRDNMIQLCVDNIKAVLNHLSPRTPIN, encoded by the coding sequence ATGGTTAAAATAGTTGTTTCTAGAAAGGTACCGGATAAATTCTATCAGCAATTATGTGAATTAGGTAATGTTGAAATGTGGCATGAATCTTTGGTGCCCATGCCACGACAACAATTTGAAACAGCTCTACATGATGCAGATGCTTGCTTTATTACATTAAGTGAACATATTAGCGCACAAACTTTAGCAAAGGCGCCTAAGTTAAAAGTTATTGCAAATATGGCTGTGGGTTATGACAACATTGATGTTGAGAGCGCAACAGCGCACAATGTTATTGTTACCAATACGCCAGATGTATTAACTGAAACGACAGCAGAATTAGGTTTCACGTTAATGCTTGCTACAGCGAGACGTATAGTGGAAGCTGAAAAATATATCGAAGCAGATGCATGGCAAAGCTGGGGACCTTATTTGTTGTCAGGGAAAGATGTTTATAATTCAAATGTTGGTATTTTTGGAATGGGTGATATTGGAAAAGCATTTGCAAAAAGGTTAAAAGGATTTAATACGAAAATCTTATATCATAACCGTTCGAGAAATAAAAATGCAGAGATACAATATGATGCGACATATGTTTCTTTTGAAAAACTGTTAGCAGAAAGTGATTTTATAATATGCACAGCACCGCTAACAAAAGAAACTAAATATAAATTTAATGCAGATGCATTTAAGCAAATGAAAAACGATGCAATATTCATTAACATAGGAAGAGGTTTGATTGTTGATGAAACTGCTTTAATAGAAGCATTAGACAATAAAGAAATATTAGCTTGTGGTTTAGATGTATTAGCAACCGAACCTATTAACCATTTGCATCCATTAATGGGTCGTGATAATGTCATCATAACACCACACATTGGAAGTGCATCTGTGATGACTCGTGATAATATGATTCAATTATGCGTTGATAATATTAAAGCGGTACTTAATCATTTATCACCACGAACGCCAATTAATTAA
- a CDS encoding teichoic acid D-Ala incorporation-associated protein DltX: MKSKSKQPPNKYVEAFKPYLLTILYLAIFITLYLIYGSGDTHNNFIYNEF; this comes from the coding sequence ATGAAATCTAAAAGTAAACAGCCACCTAATAAATATGTAGAAGCATTTAAACCATATTTATTAACAATATTGTACTTAGCAATATTTATTACTTTATATTTAATCTATGGCAGTGGCGATACACACAATAACTTCATTTATAATGAGTTCTAA
- the dltA gene encoding D-alanine--poly(phosphoribitol) ligase subunit DltA, translating into MTDIINKLQSFTDANPESIAVRHTTDELTYQQLMDESSKLAHRLQGSKKPMILFGHMSPYMIVGMIGAIKAGCGYVPVDTSIPEDRIKMIIEKVQPEFVFNTTGESFDSVVGDVFTIEDIKTSQDPVIFDSQIKDNDTVYTIFTSGSTGEPKGVQIEYASLVQFTDWMLELNKSGNEQQWLNQAPFSFDLSVMAIYPCLASGGTLNLVDKNMINKPKLLNEMLTATPINIWVSTPSFMEMCLLLPTLNEEQYGSLNEFFFCGEILPHRAAKALVSRFPSATIYNTYGPTEATVAVTSIQITQEVLDQYPTLPVGVERPGARLSTTDEGELVIEGQSVSLGYLKNDQKTAEVFNFDNGIRTYHTGDKAKFENGQWFIQGRIDFQIKLNGYRMELEEIETQLRQSEFVKEAIVVPVYKNDKVIHLIGAIVPTTEVTDNLEMTKNIKHDLKSRLPEYMIPRKFEWMEQLPLTSNGKIDRKKIAEVING; encoded by the coding sequence ATGACAGATATTATTAATAAACTGCAGTCATTTACGGATGCAAATCCAGAAAGTATTGCAGTAAGACACACAACTGATGAATTAACTTATCAACAGTTAATGGATGAGTCTAGTAAATTAGCACATCGATTACAAGGTAGTAAAAAGCCGATGATTTTATTCGGTCACATGTCACCATATATGATTGTTGGGATGATTGGTGCTATTAAAGCGGGATGTGGTTATGTACCAGTTGATACTTCAATTCCTGAAGACCGTATAAAAATGATTATTGAAAAGGTACAACCTGAATTTGTATTCAATACAACAGGTGAATCATTTGATAGCGTAGTAGGTGACGTATTTACAATAGAAGATATTAAAACATCTCAAGACCCAGTAATTTTCGATAGCCAAATTAAAGATAATGATACGGTATATACTATCTTTACATCTGGTTCAACTGGTGAACCAAAAGGCGTTCAAATTGAATATGCAAGTTTAGTTCAATTTACTGACTGGATGCTAGAATTAAATAAATCTGGAAATGAACAACAATGGCTAAACCAAGCACCATTTTCATTCGATTTATCTGTAATGGCTATTTATCCATGTTTAGCTTCTGGAGGTACATTAAACCTTGTAGATAAAAACATGATTAATAAACCGAAATTATTAAATGAAATGTTAACTGCAACACCGATAAATATTTGGGTTTCAACACCATCATTTATGGAAATGTGCTTGTTGTTACCTACGCTTAATGAAGAACAGTATGGAAGTTTAAATGAATTCTTCTTCTGTGGCGAAATTTTACCTCACAGAGCTGCTAAAGCGTTAGTAAGTCGTTTCCCAAGTGCTACGATTTATAACACGTATGGTCCAACTGAAGCAACAGTTGCAGTAACAAGTATTCAAATTACTCAAGAAGTTTTAGACCAATATCCGACATTGCCAGTAGGGGTAGAACGTCCGGGTGCAAGGTTATCTACAACGGATGAAGGTGAACTTGTTATTGAAGGTCAAAGCGTAAGTTTAGGTTACTTAAAAAATGACCAAAAAACAGCTGAAGTATTCAACTTTGATAATGGTATTCGCACATACCATACAGGTGATAAAGCTAAATTTGAAAATGGGCAATGGTTCATTCAAGGACGTATTGATTTCCAAATCAAATTAAATGGTTACAGAATGGAATTAGAAGAAATTGAAACACAATTACGTCAATCTGAGTTTGTAAAAGAAGCAATTGTTGTACCTGTATACAAAAATGATAAAGTAATTCATTTAATCGGAGCAATTGTACCAACAACTGAAGTTACTGATAACTTAGAAATGACTAAAAATATTAAACATGATTTAAAATCACGCTTACCAGAGTATATGATTCCTAGAAAATTTGAATGGATGGAACAATTACCATTAACTTCAAATGGTAAAATTGATCGTAAGAAAATTGCAGAGGTAATCAACGGATGA